The segment CTTCTTACTGAGAAGAACATTGGGGATGCGTGGATTGCTGAACATTGTTCCACTTGATGCGTCTTTAGTTAAGGGTTCGCACGGAGCTATTCCACAACAGAAGAGTGATTTTCCTTTATTCATTAGCCAGAATGAGTTCTCTCAAGTAGGAAAAGACTATCTAGTTTCCACAGAAGTTTATGCTATTGTAAAAGAATTGATAGAAAGTTAAAGATGACGCGACATATTAATTTAATTTTTTCTATCTTTCTCTGTTATTTCATCTGGGTGCAGTTTAACGATGTAGATACTTGGCTTTGGGTTCTTATCTATGCCAGTGCTATCATTATTCTACTTTTGGGTTTCTTCAGTCTCCCAATCAAATGGCTGTCATTTATTTTTGCTTTCATCAGTCTCTGTATTGCGGTCGCTATTAGTTTTAAGATAGACAACTTTTCTATTGATGATGAGCGAACACGAGAAGTTGGAGGTTTAGTCTTTGCAGCTGTTTTCGTGCTTGTAGCTGGCATCAGAAAACCAGTAGCAGAAAAAGAAATTCATCGGTGAAAGAAAACTGCAGTTATTAAGAGAAATCAATTGATGCCATTGAGGTAACTCAAGAGGGGCTACTATGTGAGTTTGGCGTTTATACGGGTGGAACTATCAATTTTATCGCCGCCCGAATAGATAAGGAAATAAATGGGTTTGATTCTTTTGAGGGGCTGCCAGAGAGCTGGACATCTACTGTACAAAAAGTGGCGTTTAAAATGAATGGGCTTCCTAGGGTTCGAGATAATGTCATTCTTCACAAGGGTTGGTTTAGCGAATTTTTACCTACATGGATCAATAAATATAGAGGTCCGATTTTGTTTTTACACATCGATGCAGATCTATATTCATCAACAAAAACAGTCCTTGATCTTTTGGCGGATAGAATGACTCCTGGAACAATCATTCAGTTTGATGAGTATTTCAATTTCCCTAATTGGAAGCATAACGGTGAGTTTAGGGCTTTTCAGGAGTTCGTTGAAAAATATAAGGTTGAGTATGATTACATAGGTTATACCAAAGGCGATGGCATGCAGGTCGCTGTTAAGATTAAGGCCATAAGTTCTCTAGATTCTGATTAGTTTGGTGAATGTGTCGATCCAGAAGCATTTATCAACTTTTGATGGGCTGAGTCTGGTAGTAGGACTTGTGCTTGGTATTGGTATTTTTCAGGTTTCTCCCATAGTCGCAGCTAATTCTGGAAGTGAATTTATTTTTTATAGCATATGGATAGTTGGTGCGCTTTTAAGCTTAGCTGGTGTATTATGCTATGCAGAGTTAGCAAGTACCTATCCATATAATGGTGGAGACTACTATTTTTTAACCAAGGCTTATGGTCCGACTTTGAGGTTTTCTTACGGGTTTGCGCAACTAGTACTCATCCGCCCCGGGTCTATTGCAGCGGTATCTTTTCCATTTGCATCTTATTTCAAAGTGTTCTATCCGCAATGGCTTCAGGGAATACCAGATATTGTAATCTGTGGAATTGCTATATTGATACTAACTCTACTCAATACAGGTAAGGCTGTTTGGGGCAGCGGAATTCAACGCTTCTTTTCTAGCATTTCTTATTTGCTTTTGGTTGGAATAGCGATCATAAGCGTTATCGGTAGTGGGGAAAGGGATATTGTTGAAATCAAACCGCCTGAGTTCAATTATGGGTTAGCACTGATTTTGGTTTTATTTTGTTATGGCGGATGGAGCGAGCTGGCCGTTGTAGCAGGTGAAATTATTCAACCGAGAAAAAAATATTACGATCGCTTGTAATCGGCTTAACGTTGGTTCTTATCTTATATCTTCTTGTTAATTTTTCTTACATTCAGACGTTAGGCTTTCAGTGTTTGATGAGTGCAGATGCTCCTGCGGCTGCATTGATGCCAGTCGGTGGCCAGGTGATTGTAGGAGGGGTTATTGCTTTATGCTGTTTGAGCTCACTGAATGCCTTAATCTTAGCTGGTGCGAGAATTTCTCATGCTCTAGGAGGTGACTTTCATCATTTTTCAAAACTGGGAGTCTGGAATGAAAAGCGAAACAGCCCTGTCAATGCTCTAATTGTTCAAGGGGTATTCAGCACTTTATTTGTTGTAGTAGCCGGCTCCTTCGAAAAGGTGCTTGTTTATACGACGGCTGTTGTTTGGTTTTATTATTTATTGGTAGGTTTGAGCGTATTCATATTTCGCTGGAAGGACAAAAAGGCAGACAGACCATATCGAGTGTGGCTGTATCCTTTTATACCCTTCATCTTTTGTGCATCCTGTATTTTTCTAGTTATCTCTGGTATTAAGTACGATTTGAAAGGTACGCTCATGACTTTTTCCATTGTTATTATGGGCGCTATTTATTTTAGCATCTTTAAGTGTGGTAAAAATAGAAACTAGTCAGATAAGCAAGTAGGCTGCAGTTTTAGCTAAGGCCTGTATTTTTGTTAGTTTCGGATGCAGTATTTAATTTCAGCCTTCAAGCATGTTTTACTCAACTACTTCTGAATAAATCAAAAATTCGTGTGATTTGTCTAGCGAAAGCCTATGGAGTCTTTAAGATCTAAAATTTATGGTAACGGAAGAACAAGTGATGGGAGCCTTGAAGGACGTCAAGTATCCAGGCTTTAGCAGAGATATTATTTCCTTTGGTTTAGTAAAGGATGTTAAAATTACAGGGGAACAGGTTGCTTTGACTCTCAAGGTTACGACATCTGATGATGCTGTAGTCAGAAGCTTGGATGAAGGAGTTAAGCAAGCAGTAGGCAAATTAGAAGGGGTTTCTGAGGTATTAGTGCATGCAAATGTTCAGGCACCTGTTAAAGTCGCTGCCCAAACTGGGCAGGCTGAAAAAAATAGAATAGAAGGTGTAAAGCATATCATTGCAGTTGGCAGTGGAAAAGGTGGAGTAGGGAAGTCCACGGTAGCAGCCAATCTTACTGCGGCTTTTCACACTCTTGGTCTAAAGGTGGGGCTCTGTGATTGTGATATGTATGGTCCCAGCATGGGACTGATGTTTGGCGCTGATGAGCGCCCAACTATGGCAGGAGAAGACAAGATCAACCCGGTGGTAAAAAATGGCATTCGCCTGATGAGTATGGGGTTCTTAGTGGAAGATGATTCGCCTGTGATTCTGCGAGGCCCAATGGTCACTCGATATACCCAGCAGTTTTTAAATAGTGTGGAATGGGGGCAACTCGATATTTTGGTTTTAGATTTGCCCCCCGGGACTGGAGATATACAACTCACTATTGTCCAGACAGTAGCTCTAACAGGAGCTGTGGTAGTCTCGACACCTCAAGAGGTGGCATTGATCGATGCGCGCAAAGCGGTGAAGATGTTCGAAAAGGTGAATGTGAGGGTGTTGGGTATGATTGAGAATATGAGCTATTTTCTGTGCCCAAGTGATCATAAAGAATATTACATTTTTGGAGAAGGCGGGGGTAAAGCAGAAGCTGCAAGACTCAAAGTGCCTTTGCTAGCCCAGGTGCCGATCGATATTCCTTCCCGGGAGGCCGGGGATTCAGGTATGCCAATAGTTCTGAAGGATCAAAAAAATCGGGTATCTCAAGTCTTTTTTAATGCGGCGAAGCAGTTGCAACCAGTTCTCTCTTAAGCTTACATAGCTCTTAAACGGGGGAAATATAATTGTTCTAAGTTATTTTATTGGAAAGCGTGACACATACCACGCCAAGTCATTTCTCTATGATCTAGCTAGTCGAGTTAAGAATCGCATGCAAATAAGTTCTGATTCACTTCGAACTTATGGCGATGCCATAGAAGCAAGCTTTAGTTCTGAAGTCGATTACGGCCAGATTGTAAAGACTTACTCTGTTACGGATTTTAGAGCGCAAGGCAAATACAGCCCGGTAAAAATCATGTAGATTTGACCCACTAGCAATCATTTAAAAATGATACACCTTATAAGGGTTAAGGGATTCTGAAGGTTGAAGTCACCCTCCGCTACGCTTCGGTCTTCTTCAACCTTCAAATGGGTGTCATGAGTATGGTGCTGGTTACCTTGACAGAGTCTCTGTTGTGCTCTGGAAGAAGGTAATGATCACCATTGAAATAGCTATGGATATTAAAGCATTAGAAAAAGCCATAGGACATAATGAATCCTGTCGCTGCTCTTTTAGCGAAAAGGTGCGTGTTCATGAGTCCTTTCAGGGTGAACAGTTTCGGGATGGTGATATAATCGTATCTGACCTAGATGGAAATGCGAAAGCATCTGAAATCTATGTATGGGAATTTGATGATAAGGGAGAAAAACGAGTTGCCACTGTCCTAAATGTTCCCCCTGTTGAATCTCTGGCCACTGCTTTGAGAGTATTTTTTGTTTCGGAGCTAAAGAAATAAGGGTAATTGAAATGAGGACACTACCATATTTTTGTTTGACTGTCCTTGAGTGTTGGATAATCTGTTTCATTCATGAATATTGATGTGCAAGTGAAGGTGGAATTATTCCTCGTCGTCTGACGAGGATGGGTCACCTCTTGCTAAGTCAATGAGTTCCCATCCGACATCTAGAGAGCTGCGGATGGGTTTTTTGTTTTTATGAGTGAAAGACAGGTTTTTAATGAGACATACAATATCAGTTTTAGTGGAAAATAAGTTTGGAGTCCTCACCAGAATTACAGGACTATTTAGTGGACGCGGATTTAACATTGATACGCTTAATGTTGGCCCAACACATGATGACAAGTATTCTCGCATGACAATTGTTGTAGTGGGGGATGACCAAGTATTGGATCAGGTGCTCAAGCAACTGAATCGCCTCGTAGATGTAATTCGCGTAGAGGACTACAAGGATGGTGAGTTTTTGGATAGAGAGTTGATCTTGTGCAAGGTCAAAGTAAGCAGTAAGACGCGCTCTGAAGTTATCCAGATCAGTGACATCTTTAGAGCAAAGATCGATGATGTGCAGCCGGAATCATTGACCTTAGAAATGACAGGCAATGGAGGAAAGATCACCAAATTTATCTCTTTGATGTCTAATTTTGGGATTATTGATCTAGTCCGAACAGGTCAAGTTGTCCTGGAACGGAGCTAATGGATTTATCAAGTTAACTATCAGTAAATAAAGTTAGAAAGAAAGAAAATGGCAGCAAAAATCTATAAGGAAAAAGATGCTGATCTAAGCATCTTCAAAGGAAAGACCATGGCAGTAGTCGGCTTTGGTTCGCAGGGGCATGCGCACGCGCTCAATTTAAAAGA is part of the Verrucomicrobiota bacterium genome and harbors:
- a CDS encoding transmembrane 220 family protein; translation: MTRHINLIFSIFLCYFIWVQFNDVDTWLWVLIYASAIIILLLGFFSLPIKWLSFIFAFISLCIAVAISFKIDNFSIDDERTREVGGLVFAAVFVLVAGIRKPVAEKEIHR
- a CDS encoding Mrp/NBP35 family ATP-binding protein translates to MVTEEQVMGALKDVKYPGFSRDIISFGLVKDVKITGEQVALTLKVTTSDDAVVRSLDEGVKQAVGKLEGVSEVLVHANVQAPVKVAAQTGQAEKNRIEGVKHIIAVGSGKGGVGKSTVAANLTAAFHTLGLKVGLCDCDMYGPSMGLMFGADERPTMAGEDKINPVVKNGIRLMSMGFLVEDDSPVILRGPMVTRYTQQFLNSVEWGQLDILVLDLPPGTGDIQLTIVQTVALTGAVVVSTPQEVALIDARKAVKMFEKVNVRVLGMIENMSYFLCPSDHKEYYIFGEGGGKAEAARLKVPLLAQVPIDIPSREAGDSGMPIVLKDQKNRVSQVFFNAAKQLQPVLS
- a CDS encoding TylF/MycF/NovP-related O-methyltransferase translates to MEVTQEGLLCEFGVYTGGTINFIAARIDKEINGFDSFEGLPESWTSTVQKVAFKMNGLPRVRDNVILHKGWFSEFLPTWINKYRGPILFLHIDADLYSSTKTVLDLLADRMTPGTIIQFDEYFNFPNWKHNGEFRAFQEFVEKYKVEYDYIGYTKGDGMQVAVKIKAISSLDSD
- the ilvN gene encoding acetolactate synthase small subunit, with protein sequence MRHTISVLVENKFGVLTRITGLFSGRGFNIDTLNVGPTHDDKYSRMTIVVVGDDQVLDQVLKQLNRLVDVIRVEDYKDGEFLDRELILCKVKVSSKTRSEVIQISDIFRAKIDDVQPESLTLEMTGNGGKITKFISLMSNFGIIDLVRTGQVVLERS